The Planctomycetota bacterium DNA window ACTGATGTTGGCCGTTGGTTTCCAGGCCGATGGCGGCGGCTTCCTGTCGCACGTCTTCGGCGGCGGCGAACGACCGCTCTCACGCCTGGCGGGCTTCGCTTTTTCTGCGTTCGTTGGCGGCTGGGCGGTTTACCTGCTCATCAAGCTCCTGCGCATCGCCCTGCGTCCGATCCACCCGGCCGTCGCCGTGGCCCGTCTCACGATCGACGAAGCGCTGCGGAGCAACGTCGTGGTGATCTTCACGACGATCCTGCTCGTGTTGCTCTGCGGGATGCCGCTGGTCCTCAGCGCCGATCAACCGCTGCGCTATCAGATTCAGAGCTACCTCACCTACGGACATGTCGTCGCAAGCGTCGTGCTCGGGCTGCTGACCGTGCTCTTTGCGTGCTGGAACGTCGCGAAGGACATGGAGCAACAACGGGCGTTTGACGTGTTCAGTAAACCGATCGGTCGTGGTGGCTATCTCGTGGGCAAGTTCGCCGGCGTCGCGCTGCTCAACGTCGTGCTGGTCATCGTTGTCGTCGGGGTGCTGTGGTACATCCCGCGCGTCATGTACGGCTCCGAAGCGTCGATCCAGCAACGCACGTTCCGCGGCGGAGAACCCGACCGCTACGACCGACTCGCCGTCCGCAGCCAGGTACTCACCGCACGCGGAACGACCGACGCGGACCCCGGCATGGACTTCGCCGAAATCGCCACGCAGCAACTGGAGGCCTATCAGCAAAATGACCCGGAAGGTTTTCAAGACTTCGTCGCGGCATCGGGCGGGATCAACCAAGCGTATACGGCAGCGGTCAACCAGATCCGCAGCGACTGGCTGCAGATCCGCCCGCTCGACCGACGGCTGTACAGCTTCACGGGACTCGAACAGCTCAAGGCCCAGGCCGACGCCGCCGCTGCGGCAGCCGACGCGATCGAGGACCCCGAAGCCCGCACCGAAGCCTTCGCGCAGCTCCCGACGCTTCAACTTCGCTACCACGTCGAAATCACGGCATTGAACCGAAGCGATCCGGTCGATCTCACCGTGTTCATCAATGAGATCCCCTACGCGATCACCGCACTGGTCGACCAGAAACAAGTCTACGAAATCCCGGCGACGCTGATCGACGACAATGGCACGCTCAACGTGATCTTCGCGAACTTCACCGCGACCGACGACGGCCAAATCGCTATCGGCACCGGCTCACGACCGCGTACGGTCAAGTTCGCCCCCGAGGAAGGGCTGCAGGTGCTCTACGAAGTGGGGGACTTCGGCCCCAACATCATGCGTGCCGGTGCGGTGCTTTGGTTGCGACTTGCTTTCCTTGCAGCGCTCGGGACGGTGTGCGGTGCGGTATTCAGCTTCGCCGTCGCGTCGATTCTCGCACTCGCGGTAAGCATCCTCGCGGCCGGCGGGCAAGCCATCGCGACGGTCGTCGCGGCGGGCAATGCCGAGACCGGCATCGGCGCGGTCGATGCCGCCTACACCGGCCTGCTCGGATTCACCAGCTTGCTCGCCTCGATCTTGCGCACGTTCAGTCGGCTCGACGTCACCGCCAACCTCGCCGACGGCCAAGTGATTCTCTTCTCCGAGCTTGGCGAAACCGTGCTGTGGGTCAGCCTCGGCTGGACCGGCATCACGCTGCTCATCGGCTGGTACCTGTTCAGCCGCCGCGAGATCGCCCGCGTCCAAGTGTGAGGTTTCGCCCGCCAACCTGCCAACGCCAATCGGCCGGAAGGGGCAACCCTCCCGGCCGATCGTCGTCGAACCGGCTCACTCCGGTCAGATCAGTTCGTCGATCCGAGCGTTGACGAACGCGTCGGCGTCTTCGGCCGTGGCGAAGAGAGACGGCGTGTCGCCGCCGCTGTTAATCCCGCCGTTCTCGAAGAACGCCTGATCGGTGCCCGGCCGGTAGTTGCTGCCGCCGGTGCCGAACGGGCTGTCGAAGTCGATGACCGAGCCCGGGTTGTAGTTGCCGGTGAGAACGATCACATCGTCGCCGTCACGCTTGTTGCGCTTGTCGAGTTCGTCGAGTTTGATGTTGTAGAAGATCGGCGATCCCTCGGTGTGGACGCGGACCATGTCATCGCCGTACCCAGCGATGATGCGGCCATCACTGCGGCGTTGGTCACTGGTGGGTGACTTGGTCCAGCCGGCCGCGAAGGTCAGATCGACGACGTCATCGCCCTTACCGGAGTATGCCGAGAGAACACCATCGCTGTCGAGGAGCAGGTCCTGGCCGTTGTCGCCATAGAGCCGGTCGAAGAAGCCGACGCCACCGTCGACGATGTCGTTGCCTCCACCGCCGATGAGCGTGTCGTCGCCGTCGTTGCCTTGGAGGTCGTCATCATCTCGGCCGCCCTTGAGCGAGTCGTCGCCCGCTTCGCCGATGAGTGTGTCCTCACCCTTGTTCCCGAAGAGCGAATCGTCGCCGTCGCCGCCAAGGATGAAGTCGTTGCCGTCCTGGCCGCGGAGCTTGTCGTTGCCGCCGAAGCCGAGCAGGTCGTCGTCACCTTCGTTGCCGCGAAGCGTGTCGTTGCCGTCGGAGCCGATGAGCGTGTCATTGCCTAGCCCGCCGTCGACGCGTGGCTTGAAATCACCAGGCGTGAGGTTGATGAGACTGACGTTGTCGTTCCCGTCACCAGCCTCGATGAAGAACCGACGCTTGCTCGAGAGCACGCTGCTGAACGTGACGCCGTTGACGGTGACGTCGAGCGTCGCGCCCGAGCCGCTGACTTCGATGATGTCGTCGCCGGCGGTGCCGGAGATCACAAGCCGACCGTTCTCGTCGTAGCTGATCGGATCGACCGGCTGCTCGATCGTCGTGTCGGTGAACGACACCACGAGCGAGTCGATGGCCGGGCCGGTCTGGTCGTTGCCGACCGCGACGAAGCCCTCTTCCGTCGCCACGGTCGCCGCGAGCACGTCGAAGTCGGTGGCGGTACCGGGGAAGCGATACACGCCGGGCGTGGCGGCGTCACCGAAGGTGAGGTCCGGCGTGCCCGCGGAGTCGAACGCGACCGCCGTGGCGTTGAGCGTGTCGACGATGAAGTTCGACGTACCCGCCCCGACGATCGCGAGGCCGCCGTCGGGCGTGAGTGTCGTGCCGAAGGCGAAGGCGTTCGCACCGGTCGCTCCGCTGTAGAACGGTTGCGTCGCGATGCCGCCGATGCCGTAAGTCGTGTCGATCACGAGTGACGGCGTCACGCGGATCGCGGCAAACGTGTCAGCCCCGAGCGCAAGGCCCGAGAGCGTGGTTCCACCGATGAGGAAGTTGCCGGCGGCATCGGTTTCGAAACCGGCGGTGGACGCAAAGTTGACCGTAAACGTCGACGCACCCGCATTGCCGCCAGCGGCCGTGAGCAGCTGAATCGTCGGAGCACCGCCGGCGCTGATCAGCGCGGTGAGACTGCCGTCGTCATTACCGATGAGATCGACAATCGCGTCGGGAACGCCGGGCGTGCCGGCGAAGATCGCCCCGCCGTTGCCCCACGCGGTGTCGAGCGTGCCGGTGCTGGTGTACTTGATGGCCGCCCACTGGTCGTCGCCGCCGAGGTTGATCGAGCCGGCCGCGACGAAACCGCCGTCGGGCGTGGCGACGACGGTGCGGCCTTCCGCGGATGCGCCAATGAACGCCCCGAACGGCGTCGTCACCGACCCCGTCGCGCCGAAGCTCGCGCTGAGCGAACCATCTTCGTTGACGCGGCCGATGAGCATTTCGTTGCTGGCCGTGGACCGGTCGGTCCCGATGACGACGATCGAGCCGTCGTTGAGCACGTCGACCTCGGCCACGTCGCCATCGACCGTGAACAGGTTGAGCGCCGAGATGCCGTCGCCGTCGAAAGTCGTGTCGAGCGTGCCGTCGGTGTTGTAGCGGACGAGGTACGGGACGCTGGCGGTGCCGCCGCCGTTGTCGGCGTTGACCGCGGCAACGATCTTACCGTCGGGCGCGACATCCACTGCGGTGGCCGAGTCGATGAGCGTGCCCGTGGGCGAGGTGGTCGGCAAAACCGCCTCCTGCCAGTCAAGGCCGGCAAGCAGGCGGCGCGATTCAAGGGACTCGAGTGCGGAAATGGCCACCGTGCAGGCGGCCGACGTCAGGGAACGACGTGGGTCTTTACGCATGATTGAATACTCCGGACATCCGATGGGGCGTTTCGCCCCGTTGCAACGAGTGTTCCGACGATGGCGAACGCCAGCACGCCGGCCCCCTTTTCAACAACAGCGTAAACGCGCATCGGAATCCGCCAAGGTCTCGCGACACCGAAACCTTGCGAAACCCCTAATTAGGTCGGTCTGCGTCACCGGCGAACTCTGCCAACCGTGCTCTCCGGTGTAAACGGGCCACGATTACCGGACGGCGATGCTTAGACGAGGTTGATCAGGTCGCGAACCTTGCGATGGGCCTCGACCGGGTGACGTAGTGGCTTTCTGCCGTGAATCGTGTAGCGGTTACGTCGACCTTCTCGGACGGCGGTGATAATTCCCTCGGCCTGCAGGTCGGCGAGAATGTTCTGCACCGCCCGCTCGGTAATGCCGACATCCACCGCCAAGTCCCGGATGCGAGCATCGGGCGTTTGCGCGAGGCATAGCAGCACATGCGCGTGATTGGTCAGGAACGTCCAGGACGCCTTCTCAGCGGCCTTCTCAACATTTTTCGGCTTCTTGGTTGACGTCGACATGGCCACGGCTTAAAACATGAAACAAAGTTCGTGCTTTCAACTTCCTGAAACAGCATACCCTCCCCTCCATGCAAAACAACTCCTCCGCCGTGCAACTCGAAGATTCCATCCCATCCAATACCGATCCGATCCGCACCGCGATCACAGTCGCCCGAGGCGATGGGATCGGGCCCGAGATCATGGACGCCACCCTCCGCATCCTCGAAGCCGCCGGGGCCGAGCTCGAGATCGAGGAAGTGGCCATCGGCGAGGCCGTTTACAAGTCCGGCATCACCTCCGGCATCGGCGAGGAAGTCTGGGCCTCCCTCGAGCGGACCGGCGTCTTCCTCAAGGCGCC harbors:
- a CDS encoding winged helix-turn-helix domain-containing protein, with amino-acid sequence MSTSTKKPKNVEKAAEKASWTFLTNHAHVLLCLAQTPDARIRDLAVDVGITERAVQNILADLQAEGIITAVREGRRNRYTIHGRKPLRHPVEAHRKVRDLINLV